One Rhodospirillales bacterium DNA segment encodes these proteins:
- a CDS encoding protein-L-isoaspartate(D-aspartate) O-methyltransferase, whose protein sequence is MAEPRQIRLIMELRAEGVKDPDVLGAIERVAREKFVPDQFADRAYENTALPIGEGQTISQPLIVGLMTQALEVGKRMKVLEIGTGCGYQAAVLSQLCRRIYSIERHKTLLAETTRRLTQLNYTNITTMAGDGSKGWPAQAPFDRIIVTAAAKDEAPKAFFDQLAPDGILIIPIGSSPIDQQLWKFRKNAEGEISQESICPVRFVPLVSAANT, encoded by the coding sequence ATGGCTGAACCCCGCCAAATCAGATTGATCATGGAATTGCGCGCCGAAGGCGTGAAAGACCCAGACGTGCTGGGTGCCATTGAACGGGTGGCCCGTGAAAAATTTGTGCCTGATCAATTTGCCGATCGTGCCTATGAAAATACAGCCCTTCCCATTGGCGAAGGCCAGACCATCAGCCAACCGCTGATTGTTGGCCTAATGACCCAGGCTCTGGAAGTCGGCAAGCGGATGAAGGTTCTGGAGATCGGCACGGGGTGTGGTTATCAAGCAGCTGTCTTGTCTCAGCTGTGTCGCCGCATCTATTCGATTGAACGCCACAAAACATTGTTGGCCGAAACCACCCGCAGGCTGACCCAATTGAATTACACCAATATCACCACCATGGCCGGTGACGGTTCCAAAGGCTGGCCTGCTCAAGCCCCCTTTGATCGCATCATTGTCACGGCCGCTGCCAAGGATGAAGCCCCCAAGGCCTTTTTCGACCAACTGGCCCCCGATGGCATCTTGATCATTCCCATCGGATCATCACCCATTGATCAACAGCTTTGGAAATTTCGCAAAAATGCAGAAGGTGAGATTAGCCAGGAAAGCATTTGCCCCGTACGCTTTGTGCCACTGGTCAGTGCGGCCAACACGTGA
- the serS gene encoding serine--tRNA ligase, translating into MFDIRWIRKNPDAFDQGMARRGLEPQAQALIALDAARREATGMAQEIQTRRNALSKQIGALKSKGEDAADIIAQVAKDKDALTEAEADVIEAGAILKDALSIIPNLPADDTPDGADESDNVEIRKIGDVPTLDFDPKEHFELGTNLGLMDFEQAARMSGSRFVVLKGALARLERALGAFMLDIQTSENGYTEIAPPFLVRDEALFGTGQLPKFADDLFSTTTGHWLIPTAEVPLTNLVREDILGEDALPMRVTALTPCFRSEAGASGKDTHGMIRQHQFDKVELVSIVRPDQSMDEHERMTGAAEDILKRLNLAYRVVTLATGDLGFSARKTYDIEVWLPGQNAYREISSCSNCGDFQARRMNTRFRPDGDKKSPQFVHTLNGSGLAVGRTLIAVMENGQTADGTINVPEALWPYMGGIQEIKLGDG; encoded by the coding sequence ATGTTTGATATACGCTGGATTCGTAAAAACCCTGATGCCTTTGATCAAGGCATGGCGCGCCGTGGGCTGGAACCGCAAGCCCAAGCCCTGATCGCGCTGGATGCAGCCCGGCGCGAAGCCACGGGCATGGCTCAGGAAATCCAGACCCGGCGCAATGCTCTTTCTAAACAAATCGGTGCCTTGAAATCAAAAGGCGAAGATGCTGCTGACATCATCGCCCAGGTGGCCAAGGACAAAGACGCCCTGACTGAGGCCGAAGCCGACGTCATCGAAGCTGGCGCTATCTTGAAAGATGCCCTTTCGATCATTCCCAACCTGCCCGCCGATGACACGCCCGATGGTGCGGATGAAAGCGACAATGTCGAAATTCGCAAAATCGGCGACGTGCCCACATTGGATTTTGACCCCAAAGAACATTTTGAACTCGGCACCAATTTAGGATTGATGGATTTTGAACAGGCTGCGCGCATGTCTGGATCGCGCTTTGTTGTCCTGAAAGGTGCCTTGGCACGGCTTGAACGCGCCCTTGGGGCGTTCATGCTCGACATACAAACGTCCGAAAATGGCTATACCGAAATCGCACCACCATTTTTGGTCCGCGATGAAGCATTGTTCGGGACCGGCCAATTGCCAAAATTTGCCGATGACCTTTTTTCCACAACTACCGGGCATTGGCTGATCCCAACGGCAGAGGTTCCGCTTACCAATTTGGTACGTGAAGATATTCTGGGTGAAGATGCGCTGCCCATGCGGGTTACCGCGCTGACACCATGTTTCAGATCAGAAGCAGGGGCTTCGGGCAAAGACACCCACGGCATGATCCGCCAGCACCAATTTGACAAGGTGGAACTGGTGTCCATTGTTCGACCTGACCAATCCATGGATGAACATGAACGCATGACCGGTGCTGCCGAAGACATTTTAAAGCGCCTGAACCTGGCCTACCGGGTTGTCACCCTGGCAACGGGCGATCTTGGGTTTTCGGCACGCAAGACCTATGACATTGAAGTTTGGCTGCCGGGCCAAAATGCCTATCGTGAAATCTCTAGCTGTTCCAATTGCGGGGATTTTCAGGCCCGGCGCATGAACACCCGGTTCCGGCCTGATGGCGACAAGAAAAGCCCCCAGTTTGTGCATACCCTGAATGGTTCCGGGTTGGCCGTTGGCCGCACGCTGATTGCCGTCATGGAAAATGGACAAACCGCAGATGGCACCATCAACGTGCCCGAAGCCCTTTGGCCCTATATGGGTGGCATCCAGGAAATCAAACTGGGCGATGGCTGA
- the tatC gene encoding twin-arginine translocase subunit TatC, whose protein sequence is MALLDHLLELRNRLIYSFAALLVAFLACYAFADEIFAFLVRPLADVYNGEPGRRMIFTGLTETFFTYVKVSLWAGAFLSFPFISMQLWMFIAPGLYRNEKKAFLPFLAATPILFFMGGALVYYFIFPLAWAFFVSFETPGGPGQLPIQLEARVAEYLALVMKLIFAFGICFQLPVALTLMGRAGLVTAETLAAKRKYALVITFVVAAVLTPPDVISQVGLALPIIVLYEISIIAVRIAQSRAQKMDDDWDDEGDNDDEDDDDDNK, encoded by the coding sequence ATGGCGTTGCTGGATCACCTGTTGGAATTGCGCAACCGGTTGATCTATTCATTCGCAGCCCTGCTTGTGGCCTTTCTTGCGTGCTACGCCTTTGCCGATGAAATTTTTGCCTTTCTGGTTCGCCCCTTAGCCGATGTTTACAACGGTGAACCGGGGCGGCGCATGATCTTTACCGGCCTGACGGAGACGTTTTTCACTTATGTCAAAGTGTCGCTGTGGGCGGGTGCATTCCTGTCCTTTCCTTTTATTTCCATGCAGCTTTGGATGTTCATCGCACCGGGGCTGTATCGGAATGAAAAGAAAGCCTTCCTGCCATTTTTAGCCGCAACACCCATTTTATTCTTTATGGGCGGCGCGCTTGTTTACTATTTCATCTTTCCGCTGGCCTGGGCATTTTTCGTCAGTTTTGAGACACCCGGTGGGCCGGGCCAATTGCCGATACAGCTGGAAGCCCGGGTTGCTGAATATCTGGCATTGGTGATGAAACTGATCTTTGCCTTTGGCATTTGTTTCCAGCTTCCCGTTGCCCTGACATTGATGGGCCGGGCCGGGCTGGTTACGGCAGAAACGCTGGCCGCCAAACGTAAATACGCCCTTGTCATTACCTTTGTTGTTGCCGCCGTCCTGACCCCACCGGATGTTATCTCTCAAGTGGGGCTGGCGTTGCCCATCATCGTGCTTTATGAAATTTCAATTATCGCCGTCAGAATTGCCCAAAGCCGTGCCCAAAAAATGGATGATGACTGGGATGATGAGGGTGATAATGATGACGAAGATGACGATGACGATAATAAATAG
- the tatB gene encoding twin-arginine translocase subunit TatB has translation MFDIGWVEMMVVIIVMVVVIGPKDLPGVLHTIGKWISQMRAMGRHFQENIEEMARDSGVDGVRDEMNALRDFRMDEEIEKAIDPKGELADGINADAQTDKDDVEAIAGPSEKSQDAPAPKKDKTGTPEEKA, from the coding sequence ATGTTTGATATCGGCTGGGTAGAGATGATGGTCGTCATTATCGTGATGGTCGTTGTCATCGGACCAAAAGACCTGCCCGGGGTCTTGCACACCATCGGGAAATGGATTTCCCAAATGCGGGCCATGGGCCGACACTTTCAGGAAAACATCGAAGAAATGGCACGCGATTCTGGCGTTGATGGCGTTCGCGATGAGATGAATGCCCTTCGTGATTTCAGAATGGATGAAGAAATCGAAAAAGCCATCGACCCTAAAGGGGAACTGGCCGATGGCATTAACGCCGATGCCCAAACAGACAAAGATGATGTCGAAGCAATCGCAGGTCCTTCAGAAAAATCACAAGATGCCCCCGCGCCAAAAAAAGACAAAACCGGCACACCTGAGGAAAAAGCTTAA
- the tatA gene encoding twin-arginine translocase TatA/TatE family subunit, translating to MSIGVWQVVIILAIVLIIFGAGKLPHVMGDVAKGIKNFKSGMADEDGDKKDLEGSKSSGTATSSAKSEKAEVENKKG from the coding sequence ATGAGCATTGGCGTCTGGCAGGTCGTAATTATTTTGGCCATTGTCCTTATCATTTTTGGCGCAGGCAAATTGCCCCATGTTATGGGTGATGTTGCCAAGGGCATCAAAAATTTCAAATCTGGCATGGCTGATGAAGACGGGGACAAAAAAGACCTTGAAGGAAGTAAATCTTCCGGCACGGCCACATCTTCGGCTAAATCTGAAAAAGCCGAAGTCGAAAACAAAAAAGGTTAA
- a CDS encoding ABC transporter ATP-binding protein gives MLEHISHAFEDGELVLNDISLKMNRGEVMALIGPSGCGKTTTLRLIAGLEELQVGRITMDETVLAGGDAEIPPENRGIGLVFQDYALFPHLNVYKNVVFGIENRPKGEQKRRTMEVLEQVGMAKYADVYPHQLSGGQQQRVALARALAPSPKLVLLDEPFSGLDPDLRGVIRNDTLRILSEQGTAAILVTHDPEEAMYLCDHIALMNKGEIVQSGNPEELYCKPNSPFAVRFFASSNVFSGVVEKGHVETPFGPIPAPGLPDNAPAEVFIRPESLRFDAKGGIGKAEACVKGSRFLRRSILTTLDFGDFRGTNIQLRSRTAGHYIPETGSHITVTLDPDQTFVFPGLSNSDSGRLNDGGSIRTNFSDTGADNSRP, from the coding sequence CCTGAAGATGAACCGGGGCGAAGTCATGGCCTTGATTGGCCCGTCGGGGTGCGGCAAGACGACAACCCTTCGCCTGATTGCCGGTTTAGAAGAATTGCAAGTCGGGCGCATCACCATGGATGAAACGGTTCTTGCTGGCGGAGACGCAGAAATCCCCCCTGAAAACAGAGGCATTGGGCTGGTGTTTCAGGACTACGCCTTGTTTCCACATCTCAACGTTTACAAAAACGTGGTGTTTGGGATTGAAAACCGTCCCAAAGGGGAGCAAAAGCGCCGCACCATGGAAGTTCTGGAACAAGTCGGCATGGCCAAATATGCCGATGTCTATCCTCATCAATTATCTGGTGGCCAGCAGCAGCGGGTCGCCCTGGCCCGTGCTTTGGCCCCGAGCCCGAAACTGGTGCTTTTGGATGAACCTTTTTCCGGCCTTGATCCTGATCTTCGCGGCGTCATTCGCAACGACACCTTGCGCATTCTGAGCGAGCAGGGGACAGCAGCCATTCTTGTCACCCATGATCCAGAAGAAGCCATGTATCTTTGTGATCACATTGCCTTGATGAACAAGGGTGAAATCGTCCAATCAGGAAACCCTGAAGAATTATATTGCAAGCCCAACAGCCCCTTTGCGGTCCGGTTTTTTGCATCCAGCAACGTCTTCAGCGGGGTGGTTGAAAAAGGCCATGTTGAAACGCCCTTTGGCCCGATCCCCGCACCGGGGCTTCCCGACAACGCCCCGGCAGAGGTCTTTATCCGGCCCGAAAGCCTTCGCTTCGATGCGAAAGGCGGCATTGGCAAGGCGGAGGCTTGCGTCAAAGGCTCCCGGTTTTTGCGACGTTCAATCCTGACAACCCTTGATTTTGGGGATTTCAGGGGCACAAACATTCAGCTTCGATCCCGCACCGCCGGGCATTATATCCCCGAAACAGGGTCCCATATCACGGTGACACTGGACCCCGATCAAACCTTTGTTTTCCCGGGGCTGAGCAATTCAGACAGTGGCAGGTTAAATGACGGGGGTTCTATCCGCACCAATTTCAGTGATACCGGGGCCGATAACAGCCGCCCCTAA